The genomic stretch CATGATGCGCTGCTTGGCCAGGCGGTCGCCCCGTTTGGCCTTCTTCCAGAGCTTGTGGACCTCTTCGCGGTCTATCGTGGCCAGCCGCTGGATGCCCTTGAAGTACTGGCTGATGGTGTCAGTGCTCGGTGCCTCGTTTGCCATGACCAGCTCCCCGGACCTCTACAATATGTCGAAGGACGACGGCCCGCCTTCGGGCTTGCGCTCCGTCGCCTCGACTGCGTTCACTTGCGCCCCAGCCGGCCCGGCCCGCAGGCGCCGCTCGAACTCCGCGACCGCCTGGGCCGGACCTTCCGCCTCGGACGCCACCGACCCGTCCTCCAGGTTGCTCACCCAACCGCGCAGCCCCAGCCTTTCGGCCCAGCGCTGCGCGAACCAACGGAACCCGACTCCCTGCACGCGCCCGGACACGACGAAACGCCGGCGGGTCAAGGGGTCGGGCATGCGCGAAAAAACTTCGGGGTACTCAGGCTTGAACTGAGAACCTCACGGTCCCGAACCGTGCGCTCTACCAATTGAGCTATACCCCGTCTAATCGCTGATATATTAAGAAAGAACGACCTGCACGGGCAAGACACCCCTGGTCGGGGACCCGGGGATCGAACCCGGAACCTTTCGCACCCCAAGCGAACGCTCTACCATTGAGCCAGTCCCCGGCCACGAGCGTCTTGCCCGCCTTGCGCGACGGCATAAATCCTATCACTTCGCAAGCTCCGACGCCAGTTCCTGAAGTTCGACCCGGACCTCGCGCAGCAGCCGCACCGCGGCCGGCGCGGCCGCGGGCTCCCCGGCGTCGGCGCCCATGACGCCCCGGCGGCGTTCCAGCAGGGCCTTGCGCGCCCCGGCCGCGGTCAGGCGCCGGCCGACGAGCAGGCGCTTGATCTCGAAGATGGTCTCCAGGTC from Elusimicrobiota bacterium encodes the following:
- a CDS encoding acylphosphatase, yielding MPDPLTRRRFVVSGRVQGVGFRWFAQRWAERLGLRGWVSNLEDGSVASEAEGPAQAVAEFERRLRAGPAGAQVNAVEATERKPEGGPSSFDIL
- a CDS encoding MerR family transcriptional regulator — its product is MNPGTPPLPGPVIPDQDFFTMGEACRIAQVAPHTLRYWESRLGFPRPARRSSGHRRYGRADLETIFEIKRLLVGRRLTAAGARKALLERRRGVMGADAGEPAAAPAAVRLLREVRVELQELASELAK